A section of the Pseudomonas tritici genome encodes:
- a CDS encoding (2Fe-2S)-binding protein: MELRINQKTYQVEADADTPLLWVIRDDLGLTGTKYGCGLAQCGACSVLVDGNVVRSCVTPVAGVVGREITTIEAIEDDEVGKRVVATWVEHQVAQCGYCQSGQVMAATALLKHTPAPSKAQIDAAMINLCRCGTYNAIHAAVDALAKQESV; encoded by the coding sequence ATGGAATTACGAATCAACCAGAAAACCTATCAGGTCGAAGCCGACGCCGACACGCCACTGCTATGGGTGATCCGCGACGACCTGGGCCTGACCGGCACCAAATACGGCTGCGGCCTGGCCCAGTGCGGGGCCTGCTCGGTGCTGGTGGACGGTAATGTGGTGCGCTCGTGTGTCACGCCAGTGGCCGGCGTGGTCGGGCGTGAAATCACCACCATCGAAGCGATTGAAGACGATGAGGTGGGCAAGCGTGTGGTCGCGACCTGGGTCGAGCATCAGGTGGCGCAATGCGGGTATTGCCAGTCCGGGCAGGTAATGGCCGCGACTGCGCTGCTCAAGCACACCCCCGCCCCTAGCAAGGCGCAGATCGACGCGGCGATGATCAACCTGTGTCGTTGCGGCACCTATAACGCCATCCATGCGGCGGTCGACGCACTGGCCAAGCAGGAGAGCGTCTGA
- a CDS encoding LysR family transcriptional regulator has product MFELTQLRCFTTVATELNFRRAAERLNMTQPPLSRQIQLLEHHLGVELFARTTRSVALTAAGRAFFIEAQNLLERAQQAAVTARRFAEGDIGTVNISFVGSAVYEFLPRVIAEARLRQPQVKIDLSEMNTYQQYEALRARRIDLGIVRAPLLEPGYATECLVREPFVLAVPSSHRLANAETVSVHDLDAQPFLMYAHSAYPPFNELLTGLLRSARVAPEFVQWLGSSLTILALVNAGMGLALVPRCASSVVFKNVVFRDIDLGEGAQSELHLIWRENNDNPAFAMLLDGIRSAVRQEWDQAR; this is encoded by the coding sequence ATGTTCGAACTCACTCAACTGCGTTGCTTCACCACTGTGGCCACCGAGCTGAATTTTCGGCGCGCGGCCGAACGGCTGAACATGACCCAGCCGCCGCTCAGCCGACAGATCCAATTGCTGGAACATCACTTGGGGGTCGAACTGTTTGCCCGCACCACCCGCAGCGTTGCCCTCACCGCCGCCGGCCGCGCCTTTTTTATCGAGGCGCAGAACTTGCTGGAACGTGCCCAGCAAGCGGCGGTGACGGCGCGTCGCTTCGCTGAGGGCGATATCGGCACGGTCAATATCAGCTTCGTCGGCAGCGCGGTGTACGAGTTTTTGCCACGCGTGATCGCCGAGGCGCGGCTCCGGCAGCCCCAGGTGAAGATCGACCTGTCAGAGATGAACACCTACCAGCAATATGAAGCGCTGCGCGCCCGCCGGATCGACCTGGGGATTGTCCGCGCGCCGCTGCTGGAGCCGGGCTACGCCACCGAATGCCTGGTGCGCGAGCCCTTCGTGCTGGCAGTTCCCAGCAGCCATCGGTTGGCCAATGCCGAGACGGTCAGCGTGCACGACTTGGACGCCCAGCCCTTCCTGATGTACGCCCACTCGGCCTACCCGCCGTTCAACGAACTGCTCACCGGCCTGCTGCGCTCAGCGCGCGTTGCTCCGGAGTTTGTGCAGTGGCTGGGGTCATCCCTGACCATCCTGGCGCTGGTCAATGCCGGTATGGGCCTGGCACTGGTGCCGCGTTGCGCCAGCAGTGTGGTGTTCAAGAACGTGGTGTTCCGCGATATCGACTTGGGCGAAGGGGCGCAAAGTGAGCTGCATTTGATCTGGCGCGAGAACAACGACAACCCGGCGTTTGCAATGTTGCTGGACGGGATTCGCAGTGCGGTACGTCAAGAATGGGATCAGGCACGCTAG